A single window of Nocardioides kongjuensis DNA harbors:
- a CDS encoding protein meaA, protein MSTSPDAAGTAGKASHTKDRPWVMRTYAGHSTAEASNALYRTNLAKGQTGLSVAFDLPTQTGYDPDSPLSRGEVGKVGVPVPHLGEMRKLFDQIPLTEMNTSMTINATAMWLLAMYQVAAEEQNPDLSPSEVAHQLAGTTQNDIIKEYLSRGTYVFPPEHSLRLIGDMIAYTVHEIPKWNPINICSYHLQEAGATPVQEIAYAMCTAIAVLDQVKNSGQVSDDDFEKVVGRISFFVNAGVRFVEEMCKMRAFVDLWDEITRERYGVTDEKMRRFRYGVQVNSLGLTEAQPENNVQRIVLEMLAVTLSKKARARAVQLPAWNEALGLPRPWDQQWSLRLQQVLAFESDLLEYEDIFDGSPVIEAKVQELIAGAKAEIDRVQAMGGAIAAVDSGYMKQELVSSHARRRAAIEAGEEIIVGVNKFDTTEQSPLTADLDGAIMVADPEAEKSALASVEAWKAQRDQGEVDAALARLAEDAKTGTNLMAATLAAARAGATTGEWAGVLREVFGEFRAPTGVAGAVGVAEAGAELTAVREAVRTTGEELGGRLRLLVGKPGLDGHSNGAEQVAVRARDAGFEVIYQGIRLTPEQIVAAAVAEDVHCVGLSILSGSHMELVPAVLDGLRAAGMGDVPVIVGGIIPESDGKALIELGVAAVYTPKDFGLTEIMGGIVEVIRKANSLV, encoded by the coding sequence ATGAGCACCTCGCCCGACGCAGCCGGCACCGCCGGGAAGGCATCGCACACCAAGGACCGCCCCTGGGTGATGCGTACCTACGCCGGTCACTCGACCGCCGAGGCGTCCAACGCGCTGTACCGGACCAACCTGGCCAAGGGCCAGACCGGCCTCTCGGTGGCCTTCGACCTGCCGACCCAGACCGGGTACGACCCCGACAGCCCGCTGTCGCGCGGCGAGGTCGGCAAGGTCGGCGTACCCGTGCCGCACCTGGGGGAGATGCGCAAGCTCTTCGACCAGATCCCCCTCACCGAGATGAACACCTCGATGACGATCAACGCGACCGCCATGTGGCTGCTCGCGATGTACCAGGTCGCCGCCGAGGAGCAGAACCCCGATCTGTCGCCGTCGGAGGTCGCCCACCAGCTCGCGGGCACGACCCAGAACGACATCATCAAGGAGTACCTCTCGCGCGGCACCTACGTGTTCCCGCCCGAGCACTCCCTGCGCCTGATCGGCGACATGATCGCCTACACGGTCCACGAGATCCCGAAGTGGAACCCGATCAACATCTGCAGCTACCACCTGCAGGAGGCCGGCGCGACGCCCGTGCAGGAGATCGCGTACGCCATGTGCACCGCGATCGCCGTGCTCGACCAGGTGAAGAACTCCGGCCAGGTCTCCGACGACGACTTCGAGAAGGTCGTCGGCCGGATCTCCTTCTTCGTCAACGCCGGCGTGCGCTTCGTCGAGGAGATGTGCAAGATGCGCGCCTTCGTCGACCTGTGGGACGAGATCACCCGCGAGCGCTACGGCGTCACCGACGAGAAGATGCGCCGCTTCCGCTACGGGGTCCAGGTCAACAGCCTCGGCCTCACCGAGGCGCAGCCGGAGAACAACGTCCAGCGCATCGTCCTCGAGATGCTCGCCGTGACGCTGTCCAAGAAGGCCCGCGCCCGCGCCGTCCAGCTCCCCGCGTGGAACGAGGCCCTCGGCCTCCCGCGCCCGTGGGACCAGCAGTGGTCGCTGCGCCTGCAGCAGGTCCTCGCCTTCGAGTCCGACCTGCTCGAGTACGAGGACATCTTCGACGGCTCGCCCGTCATCGAGGCCAAGGTCCAGGAGCTGATCGCCGGCGCCAAGGCCGAGATCGACCGGGTCCAGGCGATGGGTGGCGCGATCGCCGCGGTCGACTCGGGCTACATGAAGCAGGAGCTGGTCTCCTCCCACGCCCGCCGTCGCGCGGCGATCGAGGCCGGCGAGGAGATCATCGTCGGCGTCAACAAGTTCGACACCACCGAGCAGAGCCCGCTCACCGCGGACCTCGACGGCGCGATCATGGTCGCCGACCCCGAGGCCGAGAAGTCCGCCCTCGCCTCCGTCGAGGCCTGGAAGGCCCAGCGGGACCAGGGCGAGGTCGACGCCGCCCTCGCGCGTCTGGCCGAGGACGCCAAGACCGGCACCAACCTGATGGCCGCCACCCTCGCCGCCGCCCGTGCGGGCGCGACCACGGGGGAGTGGGCCGGCGTGCTGCGCGAGGTCTTCGGCGAGTTCCGCGCCCCCACCGGCGTCGCCGGCGCCGTGGGCGTCGCCGAGGCCGGTGCCGAGCTGACCGCCGTCCGCGAGGCCGTGCGCACCACGGGCGAGGAGCTCGGCGGTCGCCTGCGCCTGCTCGTCGGCAAGCCCGGCCTCGACGGTCACTCGAACGGCGCCGAGCAGGTCGCCGTACGCGCCCGCGACGCCGGTTTCGAGGTCATCTACCAGGGCATCCGGCTCACCCCGGAGCAGATCGTCGCCGCGGCCGTCGCCGAGGACGTCCACTGCGTCGGCCTGTCGATCCTGTCCGGCTCCCACATGGAGCTGGTGCCGGCCGTGCTCGACGGTCTCCGAGCGGCCGGGATGGGCGACGTGCCCGTCATCGTCGGCGGGATCATCCCCGAGTCCGACGGCAAGGCGCTGATCGAGCTCGGCGTGGCCGCGGTCTACACGCCCAAGGACTTCGGGCTGACCGAGATCATGGGCGGGATCGTCGAGGTGATCCGCAAGGCCAACTCCTTGGTCTAG
- a CDS encoding SNF2-related protein, translated as MDVLAELTDDFLARHFDAGTLERARDIVAAGGVRRPEIGMRSAASVTATAEVLGSRETPYQVQLHVEAPNASYAGWVFTVCTCPVRSVCKHGAALALTLRQTFTQPAGEAAWRRSVERLVGELERQQPSVREEVPLALEVTLDRGRGSYRSAGPTLRVRPLRQGRSKPWIKSGAEWSEVGGSPRGFVQRQADALAALHTQWAGHRGYSPAGLSPALDEFGDQVVRALRNARDAGVTLLAARPLVSVEVADEPAEVVAELGDVDGGTTMRAVVTLGERTWRDESVVLVGSPASVVGLLDDSGHLVIAATTTPVPPALRHLVDGPPILVPPADLADFREALPGLMRLVPVRADASSVELPEPLAPTLVLTVSWHTSTKAGLAWHWQYGDDAERSCPLASSESLGGVRDRAAEQALLATVPPGLLQVSTVTDGDALTLAIHDLPHLRELDGVRVVEEERPDFREADVAPEIRFDLVEPESGSSTTDWLDLAVTVSVDGEQIPLPDVLAALTLDLEFLVLPSGLYVTTDRPELDRLREVVTAAAELREREGNRIGIGHHDLGLWAQLAETGLVDAQVAEWVERAQALRDLTDIPRPEPRGLVTDLRSYQREGFWWLAFLWQHGLGGVLADDMGLGKTLQVLALITHARAERPFDAPFLVVAPTSVVTAWATEAARHAPGLRVAVAARRTDDVAALAREHDVVVTTYTLLRLAHEEYADLAWSGLVLDEAQQAKNHQSKTYQAIRTITAPFRLAVTGTPFENRLMELWSLLSITVPGLYPWPRTFQEKVVRPVERDADQVVLDRFRARIKPFLLRRTKELVADDLPPKQEQVLQVDLEPAHRRIYDTHLAKERQRILGLVEDFDRNRVAIFSALTKLRQLALDAALVDDEHETVGSAKLDVLVEHLAEITAEGHKALVFSQFTSFLTRVRSRLDDVGIATTYLDGTTRDRAGVIDKFRSGDSPVFLISLKAGGTGLTLTEADYVFVLDPWWNPAAEAQAVDRAHRIGQTRHVHVYRLVATDTIEEKVMELKARKAELFAQVIDGDGAMSTSIGAEDIRGLFED; from the coding sequence GTGGACGTCCTCGCCGAGCTGACCGACGACTTCCTGGCGCGCCACTTCGACGCCGGGACACTCGAGCGCGCCCGCGACATCGTGGCCGCCGGCGGCGTACGACGCCCCGAGATCGGCATGCGCTCGGCAGCGTCCGTGACCGCGACGGCGGAGGTGCTCGGGAGCCGGGAGACGCCGTACCAGGTCCAGCTCCACGTCGAGGCGCCCAACGCCAGCTACGCGGGCTGGGTGTTCACCGTGTGCACCTGCCCCGTGCGCTCGGTGTGCAAGCACGGCGCCGCGCTGGCCCTGACCCTGCGCCAGACCTTCACCCAGCCGGCCGGCGAGGCCGCGTGGCGCCGTTCGGTGGAGCGCCTGGTGGGCGAGCTCGAGCGGCAGCAGCCGTCGGTGCGCGAGGAGGTGCCGCTGGCGCTCGAGGTCACCCTCGACCGCGGCCGCGGCAGCTATCGCTCCGCCGGTCCGACGCTGCGCGTGCGACCGCTGCGGCAGGGCAGGAGCAAGCCCTGGATCAAGAGCGGCGCGGAGTGGAGCGAGGTCGGCGGCAGCCCGCGCGGGTTCGTCCAGCGGCAGGCCGACGCGCTCGCTGCGCTCCACACCCAGTGGGCCGGGCACCGCGGCTACTCCCCGGCCGGGCTCTCCCCCGCCCTCGACGAGTTCGGCGACCAGGTCGTCCGCGCGCTGCGCAACGCCCGCGACGCCGGGGTCACGCTGCTGGCGGCGCGGCCACTGGTCTCGGTCGAGGTGGCCGACGAACCGGCCGAGGTCGTGGCCGAGCTCGGCGACGTCGACGGCGGCACGACGATGCGCGCGGTCGTCACCCTCGGCGAGCGGACCTGGCGCGACGAGTCGGTGGTGCTGGTCGGCTCCCCCGCGTCGGTCGTCGGGCTGCTCGACGACAGCGGCCACCTCGTCATCGCGGCGACCACGACCCCCGTGCCGCCCGCCCTGCGCCACCTGGTCGACGGACCGCCGATCCTGGTCCCGCCTGCCGACCTCGCCGACTTCCGCGAGGCGCTGCCCGGCCTGATGCGGCTGGTGCCGGTGCGTGCGGACGCCTCGTCGGTCGAGCTGCCCGAGCCGCTGGCGCCGACGCTCGTGCTGACCGTCTCGTGGCACACCTCGACCAAGGCCGGCCTGGCGTGGCACTGGCAGTACGGCGACGACGCCGAGCGCAGCTGCCCGCTCGCCAGCAGCGAGTCCCTCGGCGGCGTGCGCGACCGCGCGGCCGAGCAGGCGCTGCTCGCGACCGTCCCGCCCGGACTCCTGCAGGTCTCGACGGTGACCGACGGCGACGCCCTGACCCTGGCCATCCACGACCTGCCCCACCTGCGCGAGCTCGACGGCGTCCGGGTGGTCGAGGAGGAGCGCCCCGACTTCCGCGAGGCCGACGTCGCGCCCGAGATCCGGTTCGACCTGGTCGAGCCGGAGTCCGGGTCCAGCACCACCGACTGGCTCGACCTCGCCGTCACGGTCAGCGTCGACGGCGAGCAGATCCCGCTTCCCGACGTGCTCGCCGCGCTCACCCTCGACCTGGAGTTCCTGGTCCTGCCGAGCGGCCTGTACGTCACCACCGACCGCCCCGAGCTCGACCGGCTGCGGGAGGTGGTCACCGCGGCCGCCGAGCTGCGCGAGCGCGAGGGCAACCGGATCGGCATCGGCCACCACGACCTCGGCCTGTGGGCCCAGCTCGCCGAGACCGGGCTGGTCGACGCCCAGGTCGCCGAGTGGGTCGAGCGAGCGCAGGCGCTGCGCGACCTCACCGACATCCCGCGGCCCGAGCCGCGCGGGCTGGTCACCGACCTGCGCAGCTACCAGCGTGAGGGATTCTGGTGGCTGGCGTTCCTGTGGCAGCACGGCCTCGGCGGCGTCCTCGCCGACGACATGGGTCTCGGCAAGACGCTCCAGGTGCTGGCCCTGATCACCCATGCCCGAGCCGAACGACCCTTCGACGCGCCCTTCCTCGTCGTCGCCCCGACCAGCGTCGTCACGGCCTGGGCCACCGAGGCCGCACGGCACGCGCCCGGGTTGCGCGTCGCGGTCGCGGCTCGTCGTACCGACGACGTGGCGGCGCTGGCGCGTGAGCACGACGTCGTGGTGACGACGTACACGCTGCTGCGGCTGGCCCACGAGGAGTACGCCGACCTCGCATGGTCCGGCCTGGTGCTCGACGAGGCACAGCAGGCCAAGAACCACCAGAGCAAGACCTACCAGGCAATCCGCACGATCACCGCGCCGTTCCGGCTCGCCGTGACCGGCACGCCGTTCGAGAACCGGCTGATGGAGCTGTGGTCGCTGCTGTCGATCACCGTGCCCGGGCTGTACCCGTGGCCGCGCACGTTCCAGGAGAAGGTCGTACGGCCGGTCGAGCGCGACGCCGACCAGGTGGTGCTCGACCGGTTCCGTGCCCGGATCAAGCCGTTCCTGCTGCGGCGCACGAAGGAGCTGGTGGCCGACGACCTGCCGCCCAAGCAGGAGCAGGTGCTGCAGGTCGACCTCGAGCCGGCCCACCGCAGGATCTACGACACCCACCTCGCCAAGGAGCGCCAGCGGATCCTCGGGCTGGTCGAGGACTTCGACCGCAACCGGGTCGCGATCTTCAGTGCGCTGACCAAGCTGCGCCAGCTCGCCCTCGACGCCGCGCTGGTCGACGACGAGCACGAGACGGTCGGCTCGGCCAAGCTCGACGTGCTCGTCGAGCACCTCGCCGAGATCACCGCGGAGGGCCACAAGGCGCTGGTGTTCAGCCAGTTCACCTCGTTCCTGACCCGGGTCCGCTCGCGTCTCGACGACGTGGGGATCGCGACGACGTACCTCGACGGCACGACCCGCGACCGCGCCGGCGTCATCGACAAGTTCCGTTCCGGCGACTCCCCCGTCTTCCTGATCTCCCTCAAGGCGGGCGGCACCGGCCTGACCCTCACCGAGGCCGACTACGTCTTCGTGCTCGACCCGTGGTGGAACCCCGCCGCCGAGGCACAGGCCGTCGACCGCGCCCACCGGATCGGCCAGACCCGCCACGTCCACGTCTACCGGCTGGTCGCGACCGACACCATCGAGGAGAAGGTGATGGAGCTCAAGGCCCGCAAGGCAGAGCTGTTCGCCCAGGTCATCGACGGCGACGGGGCGATGAGCACCTCGATCGGGGCCGAGGACATCCGCGGGCTGTTCGAGGACTGA
- a CDS encoding DHA2 family efflux MFS transporter permease subunit, protein MDPTCAEVTVGSRTGRTVLAAAILGSSLALLDSTVVNVALRRIGEDLDASLGELQWVSNGYLLSLASLTLLGGSLGDRFGRRRIFMTGVLGFALTSVACGLAPTASVLILARVAQGVAAALLVPGSLAMIQGAFAPSDRSTAIGTWSGLGGVATAIGPFLGGWLVQQVSWRWVFLINLPVAVLTLLVARKVPETRDPAAVRGFDLSGAALCALGLGGLTYGLIEWTTEPTVAVVALLVGLVSAVAFWFDERRSHAPLLPPGLFASRQFSAANAMTLLTYAALGGVLFFLVLQLQTVAGLGPLEAGLSTLPITLVMLLLAGRGGALAGRIGPRLPMTVGPLLCAAGTLLLSRIDADLDYWTEVALPLTVFGLGLAALVAPLTAAVLAAVPDEHAGVASGVNNAVARAGSLLAVAALPLVVGLGGADYQRPEIFDAGYRTAMLCCAGLLAAGGALSWLLIRNPAPDVSAAPAP, encoded by the coding sequence GTGGATCCGACCTGCGCCGAGGTCACCGTCGGGTCGAGGACCGGACGCACGGTCCTCGCCGCGGCGATCCTCGGCTCCTCCCTCGCGCTGCTCGACAGCACCGTGGTCAACGTCGCGCTGCGCCGCATCGGCGAGGATCTCGACGCCAGCCTCGGCGAGCTCCAGTGGGTGTCCAACGGCTACCTGCTCAGCCTCGCCTCGCTGACCCTGCTCGGCGGTTCGCTCGGTGACCGGTTCGGGCGACGCCGGATCTTCATGACCGGCGTGCTCGGCTTCGCGCTCACCTCGGTCGCCTGCGGTCTCGCCCCGACGGCCTCCGTGCTGATCCTCGCCCGGGTCGCTCAGGGTGTGGCCGCGGCGCTGCTCGTGCCCGGCAGCCTCGCCATGATCCAGGGTGCGTTCGCGCCGTCGGACCGCTCGACCGCGATCGGCACCTGGTCCGGGCTGGGTGGCGTCGCGACTGCGATCGGTCCCTTCCTCGGTGGCTGGCTGGTCCAGCAGGTCAGCTGGCGCTGGGTGTTCCTGATCAACCTGCCCGTCGCCGTGCTGACGCTCCTCGTCGCCCGCAAGGTGCCGGAGACCCGCGACCCGGCGGCCGTGCGGGGATTCGACCTCTCCGGCGCGGCGCTGTGCGCTCTCGGCCTCGGCGGTCTCACCTACGGGTTGATCGAGTGGACGACGGAGCCGACCGTCGCCGTGGTCGCGCTCCTGGTGGGTCTGGTGTCGGCCGTCGCCTTCTGGTTCGACGAGCGCCGCTCGCACGCGCCCCTGCTGCCGCCCGGCCTGTTCGCCTCGCGGCAGTTCAGCGCAGCGAACGCGATGACGCTGCTCACGTACGCCGCCCTCGGCGGCGTCCTCTTCTTCCTCGTCCTGCAGCTGCAGACCGTCGCCGGCCTCGGCCCGCTCGAGGCCGGCCTGTCCACGCTCCCGATCACCCTCGTGATGCTGCTGCTCGCCGGTCGTGGCGGTGCCCTCGCCGGCCGGATCGGCCCGCGGCTGCCGATGACCGTCGGTCCGCTGCTGTGCGCCGCCGGCACCCTGCTGCTCAGCCGCATCGACGCCGACCTCGACTACTGGACCGAGGTCGCGCTGCCCCTGACCGTGTTCGGGCTCGGGCTCGCGGCGCTCGTCGCCCCGCTGACCGCGGCGGTGCTGGCCGCCGTGCCGGACGAGCACGCCGGCGTCGCCTCGGGCGTCAACAACGCGGTCGCTCGCGCCGGCTCGTTGCTCGCGGTGGCAGCCCTGCCCCTGGTCGTCGGGCTGGGCGGCGCCGACTACCAGCGCCCGGAGATCTTCGACGCCGGCTACCGCACCGCGATGCTGTGCTGTGCCGGCCTCCTGGCCGCCGGGGGCGCGCTGTCCTGGCTGCTGATCCGCAACCCTGCTCCGGACGTCAGCGCCGCACCCGCACCCTGA
- a CDS encoding STAS domain-containing protein codes for MGARQSTAIRVEHVLGEPILVLAGDLDVRSTGELRAAVHEHIRACGTDLISPVVLDISAVGSIDATALKVIAAASRQAQRYGVRVVLRGAQPAVRRMLHLTHLIRLIEVEREPIPA; via the coding sequence ATGGGAGCACGGCAGTCCACCGCCATCCGTGTCGAGCACGTTCTCGGCGAGCCCATCCTGGTCCTGGCAGGCGATCTCGACGTGCGCAGCACGGGTGAGCTGCGTGCGGCGGTGCACGAGCACATCCGTGCCTGCGGCACCGACCTGATCAGTCCGGTCGTGCTCGACATCAGCGCCGTCGGCTCGATCGACGCGACCGCCCTCAAGGTGATCGCCGCGGCCAGCCGGCAGGCCCAGCGCTACGGCGTCCGCGTGGTCCTGCGCGGCGCCCAGCCCGCCGTCCGGCGGATGCTGCACCTCACCCACCTGATCCGGCTGATCGAGGTCGAGCGGGAGCCGATCCCCGCCTGA
- a CDS encoding cob(I)yrinic acid a,c-diamide adenosyltransferase — protein sequence MVNLTRIYTRTGDAGETRLGDMSVTSKTDLRLEAYATVDEANAQIAVAVATGGLSDHVVAVLTHVQNEMFDVGADLCNPVVPDPEYPPLRIEQASIDRLEKWCDHFNEDLEKLRSFILNGGTPAAAHLHVARTVVRRAERAAWAANAVHGETMNPLAITYLNRLSDLLFILARHANREVGDVLWVPGGDRGYADERGQSE from the coding sequence ATGGTCAACCTCACCCGCATCTACACGCGCACCGGTGACGCCGGCGAGACCCGCCTCGGCGACATGAGTGTGACGTCGAAGACCGACCTGCGACTCGAGGCCTACGCGACCGTCGACGAGGCCAACGCCCAGATCGCGGTGGCCGTGGCGACCGGCGGGCTGAGCGACCACGTCGTCGCGGTGCTCACGCACGTCCAGAACGAGATGTTCGACGTGGGGGCCGACCTGTGCAACCCGGTCGTGCCCGACCCGGAGTACCCGCCGCTGCGCATCGAGCAGGCCTCGATCGACCGGCTCGAGAAGTGGTGCGACCACTTCAACGAGGACCTCGAGAAGCTGCGGTCGTTCATCCTCAACGGCGGCACGCCGGCGGCGGCCCACCTGCACGTCGCGCGCACCGTCGTACGCCGCGCCGAGCGGGCCGCGTGGGCGGCCAACGCCGTGCACGGCGAGACGATGAACCCGCTGGCCATCACCTACCTCAACCGGCTCAGCGACCTGCTCTTCATCCTGGCCCGGCACGCGAACCGCGAGGTCGGCGACGTGCTGTGGGTGCCGGGTGGCGACCGCGGCTACGCCGACGAGCGCGGGCAGAGCGAGTGA
- a CDS encoding ArsC/Spx/MgsR family protein, giving the protein MIEIWLNPACSKCRTAESELKAAGVEYAVRRYLDEPPTVAELENVLARLGLEPWDIARTTDARKLGITLPARDVDHRADWLELMVDNPRLIQRPILTASDGTTVVGRDPESLSRVIAAE; this is encoded by the coding sequence GTGATCGAGATCTGGCTGAACCCCGCGTGCTCCAAGTGCCGCACCGCCGAGAGCGAGCTGAAGGCCGCGGGCGTGGAGTACGCCGTGCGCCGCTACCTCGACGAGCCGCCCACGGTCGCCGAGCTCGAGAACGTGCTCGCCCGGCTGGGGCTCGAGCCCTGGGACATCGCGCGGACGACGGACGCCCGCAAGCTCGGCATCACGCTGCCGGCCAGGGACGTCGACCACCGAGCGGACTGGCTGGAGCTGATGGTCGACAACCCCAGGCTCATCCAGCGCCCCATCCTCACCGCGTCGGACGGCACGACCGTCGTCGGCCGCGACCCCGAGTCGCTGTCCCGGGTGATCGCCGCGGAGTGA
- a CDS encoding DUF2550 domain-containing protein, whose translation MAWWEWLLDICGALLLLCVLYGAGLIVRRRTLSRNGGTFELSHRYRTSSAQRGWMLGLGRYSGETLEWFRVFTLSPRPKRSWRRDELSYDGRREPVGTEQASLYPDHLVIRCHSPQGEVELAMSVSSLTGFQAWLEAMPPGTDWNRR comes from the coding sequence ATGGCATGGTGGGAGTGGCTGCTCGACATCTGTGGCGCGCTCCTGCTGCTGTGTGTTCTGTACGGCGCCGGACTCATCGTCCGGCGCCGTACGCTCTCCCGGAACGGTGGCACCTTCGAACTCAGCCACCGCTACCGCACCTCCTCGGCCCAGCGGGGCTGGATGCTCGGTCTGGGCCGGTACTCCGGCGAGACGCTGGAGTGGTTCCGCGTCTTCACCCTCTCGCCGCGGCCGAAGCGGTCCTGGCGGCGTGACGAGCTCTCCTACGACGGCCGCCGCGAGCCCGTCGGCACCGAGCAGGCCTCGCTCTACCCCGACCACCTCGTGATCCGCTGCCACTCGCCGCAGGGCGAGGTGGAGCTGGCGATGAGCGTCTCGTCGCTGACCGGCTTCCAGGCCTGGCTCGAGGCGATGCCGCCCGGCACCGACTGGAACCGGCGCTAG